One genomic segment of Impatiens glandulifera chromosome 6, dImpGla2.1, whole genome shotgun sequence includes these proteins:
- the LOC124943618 gene encoding trifunctional UDP-glucose 4,6-dehydratase/UDP-4-keto-6-deoxy-D-glucose 3,5-epimerase/UDP-4-keto-L-rhamnose-reductase RHM1-like has product MATTATSTYTPKNILITGAAGFIASHVANRLIQNHPNYKIVVLDKLDYCSNLKNISPSSQSSPNFKFVKGDIASPDLVNYLLTTESIDTIMHFAAQTHVDNSFGNSFEFTKNNIYGTHVLLEACKITSGQIRRFIHVSTDEVYGETDQDAVVGNHEASQLLPSNPYSATKAGAEMLVMAYARSYGLPVITTRGNNVYGPKQFPEKLIPKFILLAMKGKSLPIHGDGSNVRSFLYCEDVAEAFEVILHKGEVGHVYNVGTKKERRVIDVARDICKLFNMDPETSIEFVDNRAFNDQRYFLDDQKLNYLGWTEMMGWEEGLKKTMEWYIDNPDWWGDVSGALLPHPRMLMMSSGMERHLDRPESCSDNPL; this is encoded by the exons ATGGCGACGACAGCAACATCAACATATACCCCAAAGAACATCCTTATTACCGGTGCAGCTGGATTCATCGCGTCTCATGTAGCCAACAGACTGATTCAAAACCATCCTAATTACAAAATTGTCGTACTCGACAAGCTCGATTACTGTTCCAATCTCAAAAACATATCACCATCTTCTCAATCATCCCCAAACTTCAAATTCGTCAAAGGCGATATCGCCAGTCCTGACCTAGTCAACTACTTACTCACCACCGAATCAATCGACACCATAATGCACTTCGCAGCTCAAACGCACGTCGATAACTCCTTCGGCAACAGCTTCGAGTTCACCAAGAACAACATTTACGGCACGCACGTCCTCCTTGAGGCCTGCAAAATCACCTCCGGTCAGATCAGACGCTTCATCCACGTCAGTACTGACGAAGTCTACGGTGAAACAGACCAAGACGCGGTTGTAGGTAACCACGAAGCCTCTCAACTCCTCCCCTCTAATCCATACTCCGCTACAAAAGCAGGGGCGGAAATGCTTGTTATGGCCTATGCTAGATCGTACGGGTTACCTGTAATCACCACCAGAGGAAACAATGTATACGGCCCGAAACAATTTCCGGAGAAGCTCATCCCTAAATTCATCTTGTTGGCTATGAAAGGGAAATCTCTTCCGATTCACGGAGATGGTTCGAATGTGAGAAGCTTTTTATACTGTGAAGATGTGGCGGAAGCGTTTGAGGTGATTCTTCATAAGGGTGAAGTTGGTCATGTTTATAATGTGGGTACGAAGAAGGAAAGACGGGTGATTGATGTTGCTAGAGATATCTGTAAGCTGTTTAACATGGATCCAGAAACGAGCATTGAGTTTGTTGATAACAGAGCTTTTAATGACCAGAG GTATTTTCTGGACGATCAGAAACTGAATTACTTAGGGTGGACGGAGATGATGGGATGGGAAGAGGGTTTGAAGAAGACGATGGAATGGTATATCGATAACCCCGATTGGTGGGGAGATGTTTCGGGTGCTTTACTTCCTCATCCGAGGATGCTTATGATGTCAAGCGGGATGGAAAGGCATCTGGACAGGCCTGAGAGTTGCAGCGACAATCCTTTGTGA